A portion of the Oxynema aestuarii AP17 genome contains these proteins:
- a CDS encoding LOG family protein has protein sequence MAQSLYFDELDTLEADLKRLIEDLPSLKHKKWIGRSLASLVRIASEDIDRLDWKILSASIQDLESGFQIFYPYRHVRKITVFGSARIEPNTPEYQMARDFARRLVGQGFMVMTGAGGGIMQAGNEGAGKGHSFGLNIQLPFEQDANPYIDTDNKLIEFKYFFTRKLFFLRESDAIALFPGGFGTQDEAFECLTLGQTGRYGPSPILLIDAPGGDYWKDWDAYIRKHLLKRGLIGSEDCNIYTVTDDLDVACDTIRKFYRVYHSSRYVKDLFVIRLKSELSDEAVEQLNTEFSDILVKGKIEKTGALPAEMGDETSELPRLSLYFNRRDAGRLYQFIHRIDELAVADSEELLHPERK, from the coding sequence ATGGCTCAATCGCTTTATTTTGACGAACTCGACACCCTTGAGGCAGATCTCAAACGCTTGATTGAAGATCTGCCCAGTTTGAAGCATAAAAAATGGATCGGGCGATCGCTCGCCAGCCTCGTCCGGATCGCCTCGGAAGACATCGATCGCCTCGACTGGAAAATTTTGAGCGCTTCGATCCAAGACCTCGAAAGCGGTTTCCAAATTTTCTACCCCTACCGCCACGTTCGCAAAATCACCGTATTCGGCTCGGCCCGCATCGAACCAAATACCCCGGAATACCAGATGGCTCGCGATTTTGCCCGCCGTCTGGTCGGACAGGGATTCATGGTGATGACGGGCGCCGGAGGCGGCATCATGCAAGCGGGGAACGAAGGGGCCGGAAAAGGTCACTCCTTCGGACTCAACATCCAATTACCCTTCGAGCAAGATGCCAATCCTTATATCGACACGGACAACAAACTGATCGAATTCAAGTATTTCTTTACCCGCAAGCTCTTTTTCCTGCGCGAGAGCGACGCGATCGCCCTGTTTCCCGGCGGGTTCGGCACCCAAGACGAAGCCTTTGAATGCTTGACGTTGGGGCAAACCGGACGCTACGGCCCTTCTCCCATCTTACTGATCGACGCCCCCGGCGGAGACTATTGGAAAGATTGGGATGCCTATATCCGCAAGCACCTCTTAAAACGGGGCTTGATCGGCTCCGAAGACTGCAACATCTACACCGTCACCGACGATTTAGACGTGGCGTGCGACACGATTCGCAAATTTTACCGCGTCTACCATTCCAGTCGTTACGTTAAAGATTTATTCGTCATCCGCCTCAAATCCGAACTCTCCGACGAAGCCGTCGAACAGCTCAATACTGAATTTAGCGATATTTTAGTCAAGGGCAAAATTGAGAAAACGGGCGCCTTACCCGCAGAAATGGGGGACGAAACCTCCGAATTGCCCCGCTTGAGTTTGTAT
- the trxA gene encoding thioredoxin: MSAAAQVTDSSFKQEVLESNLPVLVDFWAPWCGPCRMVAPVVDEIAQQYDGQVKVVKVNTDENPNVASQYGIRSIPTLMIFKGGQRVDMVVGAVPKTTLANTLEKYLDK; the protein is encoded by the coding sequence ATGTCAGCAGCCGCACAAGTTACAGACTCTAGTTTTAAACAAGAAGTGCTTGAGAGCAACCTACCTGTTTTGGTTGATTTTTGGGCGCCCTGGTGCGGTCCGTGTAGGATGGTAGCTCCAGTGGTCGATGAAATCGCCCAACAGTACGACGGTCAGGTGAAGGTTGTCAAAGTCAATACCGATGAAAATCCCAATGTCGCCAGTCAGTACGGGATCCGCAGTATTCCGACCCTGATGATTTTCAAAGGCGGTCAACGGGTCGATATGGTTGTCGGTGCCGTTCCAAAAACAACGCTGGCCAATACTCTAGAAAAATATCTCGATAAATAG